The window CGATAAGAGAGGCCTCCGTCTCAAAGCAAGCGGCGATCAGAAAATCTATCCATCTTCCGCAAGATTTTTTCCATCTTACATTCCAGTATTTGAAATTCGTGCAAATAATTATAGCTCTTAGATCCAACCAAACCctaccttcctctctctcttcctcactcctcctccctctctctcttcccccagatcctcccgcgcgccgccggcacccGCGCCCCGCGAGCcgctcgcccccgccggcggctgctaaggagaaggggaagaagaaggacgacgacgatcTGGTGAGTCCGCTCGAAAATTTGGCATTTCCTGCTTTGATCTGATGCCTTGGCTTCGCCTGACGCGTTCGACGGCGCAGTCGGAGGAGGATCAGGCGCTCAAGGAGCAGTTGGAGCTGTACGTCCTGCGGGCGCAGGACACGGATCCCGGTGTGCAGAAGCcgacggccggcggcagggACGCGAAGAAGGCGCGCTGCGCGGCGGAGTCGGAGCTGGCGTAGGTGAGCACGGTGGCGGTGAACCCGTGCGCGTCGTGCAGCCGGCGCGCCAGCTCGGCCAGCGGCGCGACGTGGCCCATGCCCGGGGACGACAGCAGCATGACGTGCGGCGGtggcctgcgcgccgccgcgaccgTGGCTTCGGTCACGCCGTAGCACATCGTCTGCTGAGGATGGAGACGACAAGTTTTCTTGGCAGCGCAGACTCCGGAGGGTGCAGGGGAGACGAGATCGAGCAATCGGCAATGTGATTCTTCTTGATCTCGATTCTCGATGCGAAGGAGAAATCGATGGTGCCAGCAATATATAACGCTTGTCCTGCAGAGTAGCTTGTGCATTTCCCATTTTATAAGTGCAGCTTGGAGTGTATTCTCTTGTGCATGCTACGTATTCACGATGAACTTTCGCACCACTACCTCCTACTTCATCGACTTTTATTCAAACTTTAACCAATGTCAGTAGGATGCACATGCGGCACTCACATATTTGAAGAACAATGTTACGATAAAAATACTAACACTTAATTTTAGTTCCAACAACCAatgaaatataaaaatatatattattataaaaacATTAATATCACGGTAGATGATATATATAAGATTAAAACAGTATATCTAATAGATTAAATATTGTTGATGATAAACATGATACATCGTCTTGAACTGGAAGCTGCTTGATGCAACATCGGTGCTAGTTTCTGACACCAAATGATTGGGGACAGTCATTAATTATGACCAGTCTCAGTGCTAGAAATCGATGGCGCCAGCTATATATAACGCATGTCCTTGTGCACAGCTTAGCTTGTGCATTTCTTATTTTATAAAGTGCAACTTGGAGTGTGCTATTCTTTTGTGCACACGATGTACTTTCGCCCTACTACCTCCTACACCATCGACTTTTATTCAAATTTTAACCaatattaattattaagtaAAGTTAGAACAAGTACTATTAGATGTATAATCAAATGTACTTTATTTTTAACTTCTGCGTTTAACTATTTGCATAACTGTTTATACAAAAGATGAAAAGTCAAAcaaaccaaaaaaagaaaataataaaagataaaaagctAACATTGCATGGGCTTCTCTTTCAAAAAAGAATAAACATTGCATGGGCTTCCATCTTGCCGTGGTGGGCCGAACTGGGCTGCCCGAACTGAGACAGAGTTCATCAACTTCGCCTGCAAGTAGGCTAACCGACAGATAAGAGGCCTCCATCTCAAAGCAGGCGGCGATCCCTTTCTTCTCCtctgcttctgcttctgcttCCGCCTCTCGCGTCACCCCAGGTTGCCCTGCCCCCAAACCCTCGTCAATAACCGTCctccgccatggcgccgccggagCATCCCACCCCCACCGCGCCGTCGGAGCACTcgcagcctccgccgccggcggtggctaaggggaaggggaagaagaaggatgacgacGATCTGGTGAGTCCGCGCGAAAATCTGGCATTTCCTGCTTTGATCTGATGCCTTGGCTTCGCCTGACGCGTTCGACGGCGCAGTCGGAGGAGGATCAGGCGCTTAAGGACCAGCTGGACCTGTACGTCCTGCGGTCGCAGGACGCGGATCCCGGTGTGCAGAAGCTCGCCCTCGAGAGCATGAGGTATTCAGACCCACCAGATTCAGTTCTAGGGTTGCGTTTCCCCCGGTAGCAAAGTCCTACCGCTTTGGCgctttctttcaaaattttcatccTTGCGATGTGCGGTTGAATTCAGTGTGCCGTATGCTTTGTTTTACCTGATGGGCTAAGATTAAGAGGAGTTTTATTGAGTACTGCTGCTGtagttttgtgcaaaccaacAGCTTTCTTAACTAATTTTGCTGTCACTTAAACCGATCCGTCTCAGGCAGGAGATTCGTTCTGCCACAAGCTCAATGACTTCTGTTCCGAAGCCGCTGAAATTTCTCCGCCCACACTATGGAACCCTCAAGTCCTACTTTGAGACCATGCCAGAATCTGAATTGAAGGTTTGTGTGAAGTGTTGATAACACAGTTGTGCTGTGATTTAGATTGGTTTGATACAGTGCTGATGTCTCCTTACTGTTTTGTAGAAATACATGGCGGACATACTGTCGGTGTTAGCTTTGACAATGTCCATTGAAGGAGAAAGGGTATGTGCCTGCTGTGATAATTATCTCACCCCACTGTAGTAGATGAGCTATGTTCTTGTTTATTGGAGAAAAAGGTCTTCAGCTGCTCTCATTCAACTCCAGTTGACCTTCCCACCCCTTGTTTTTCAGGAGTCCCTGAAATATCGTTTATTGGGCTCTGAAGGAGACATCGGTTCATGGGGTCATGAATATGTAAGGTATGTACAAAACCAAAGTAATTAATATAGTTCTTCCAGCTAGTTAAGTCTATTTTGCATATAGTTACCTCATACTGAAATGCCGTTGTTGATTGAGCTATATTTCAATATCTCTATTTTGCTGTTGTCAGTTTGCATGCTATTTTTGCATCAATGTTGTTGGATTCTAAATGAATAACTGTCTACAGAAATTTGGCTGGCGAGATTGCACAAGAGTTTCAAAAGCGTCAGGTGGCCCTCTTACTCATTCTATAATAGAATTCGTGAATCCTTTTGTGCTGTTGTCATCCATAACTTAGTGTGCCTGGTTCTTCTATTTATCGCCTGTTAAAGATCTAAAATGTTGTCTGATTGTTTCTTAGTCTTTATTTCCTAGAACCTCTGGTAATCAACATCTTTTTCATTAATatcaaaattttagaattttaaattgGGTGGTTAGAGATTCTAGTGTTGATTGTTGGATGGTTGAACTCGTAATGTCTTAATTTTGATATTATAAACACCTAAAGTTCATTACTTCCTGTCGCATTTTATTTATTCTCCCTCATTATCTATCATTTTTGTGAGTCCCATCTACTTCGTAACCTCAATCAAATCTCGTTGCAAATAGCTGTAAAATTTTTATTGTTGCTTGTTCTTGTTTTATTTCTCATTTCATGCTACTGGGCACATAGTGGAATGAAAATAGTGGCATTGTTTAGCTTTCAAACCTCTAATGCTGGTTTTCATTGTTTCCAGGATGATGACTTGCCCATTGATGCCCTAATGGAGCTTGTGCAGCAAATTATTTCATTCCACATGAAGGtttgttctgattagagttcATGGTTGAATGTTTATTTATTCTGTTCATTTTGAACAATGTTTTCTTGGTTATGCTAACTTTTTATATCTTTTATTATTTTAATTAGCATAATGCTGAACCTGAAGCTGTAGATCTTCTGATGGAGGTACCTTCAATCCTTCTGTTGTTTTTTCTTGTTTTATGTCAGTTTACTCCAGTACGGTTCTGGTCCAAGGTGGTGCTTGGAGTTTTGTAACTGGAccatttcttcttcttaatacaaagatacacaGCTCTCCTACGTGTTCGAGAAAAGTTTTCTCTCAGAACACCCAATATTTCTTGCTAATGAATACACTGATGCATAAATTCCATTGTTTTGCAGGTTGAAGACCTTGATTTGCTAGTTGAGCACGTGGACACTACAAATTACAAAAGAGCTTGCTTGTATCTTACTAGTTCGTCCAAGTAAGCATGCATCTCTTTATCACATGTTGTATGCTTTTCTATTCTATTGCCTCCACCTTCTACTTCGGAACAGACATGTAACTTAGATATAAGAAATTAAAGTAACACTTTTCTGTGCCTGCACAACTTGCAGATACCTTCCTGCTCCTGACGATATGTTGGCACTTGACATAGCATATACCATCTACATGAAGTTTGGAGACCTTGCAAGCGCTTTGAGAATTGCTCTGCAACTTGAAAAAGTTAGTACATGAGTATCTCATGCCATGCCACTTCATTTTAGAACTGAATCCATATTCACACATTTTAAACGTCTGTAGCCCATGCAGTATGTGAAGCAAGTCTACACATCAACTGATGATTTTCTGCTCAAGAAACAATTCTCATACATCATAGCACGACATGTAAGCCCCCCTCCGCCCCCATTTTTCTCTCTGTATGTCAGATACCATGTGTGCGCATATATTCAATCATGGCAACTAGCTAGCACATGACACTGATATGTACCTCATCATGACCTTGTTTTCCCCTTGTTTTCAACCATCATATCTCCTTTTCTGAAGGGTCTGGCTATGGAGATTGATGATGAGATAGCTGCTGATGACAATGACAAGGAGGTTTTGCAAGAAATAGTTAATAATACTAAGCTGAGTGAGGGATACCTTACTCTTGCTCGTGATATTGAGGTCATGGAGCCAAAATCTCCTGAGGATATATACAAGGTGATGTATATTTTACTGCTTACCATATTTGTGGTGGCACTAGTCATCCATAATAATTGTGGTTCTGCAATTTGTAGGTCCATTTGATTGATGGCCGTGGTGCCAGCTCCAGTCTTGATTCTGCAAGACAGAATTTGGCTGCAACATTTGTCAATGCATTTGTGAATGCTGGGTTTGGCCAGGTTAGCTTTTGAGACAACTGTTACCTATGGTCCGATTTGTGTGAAAATAGTCCctcttgagtttttttttttgaactttgtGTGCAGGACAAGTTGATGACCGCTCCATCTGATTCGTCCAGCAGTGGGTCTTCTGGAAACTGGTTGTTCAAGAACAAGGAACACGGAAAAGCCAGTGCAGCAGCTAGTCTGGTATAATTACAGTattctttattttttaaaaaccaGAAAGTCTTGTTTTATTCGAACTATCCAATAATAGTTAAATAACTTGAGTCTTGTTTTGAACTATCCAATAATAGTTAAATAACTTGTTGTTTACAGGGAATGATTCTTCTGTGGGATACTGATTCCGGGCTTGCTCAGCTTGACAAATACTTGCATAGTAATGACACTCATGTTGTTGCTGGAGCGTTGCTAGGTATTGGAATTGTCACGTGCGGTGTGAAGAATGATTGTGATCCTGTATGTACTTTACTTTTTTTAGACTTGCTTTCGTCAGCTCCCCGTGCACCCCTCCCCGGTCCCCGCCTCCCCTCTAATACCCTAACCTTTCTGCCAGGCTCTTGCTATTCTCATGGAGTATATTGGAAAGGATGACTCGAACATTCGTATCGGTGCAATATTGGGTCTTGGTATTGCATATGCTGGTTCCCAGAAAGAAGAGGTGGAAATTAGTGCTTACTGTCTTGCTGTCTCACTGATTGATTATATGTTT is drawn from Panicum virgatum strain AP13 chromosome 1N, P.virgatum_v5, whole genome shotgun sequence and contains these coding sequences:
- the LOC120654640 gene encoding 26S proteasome non-ATPase regulatory subunit 2 homolog A-like isoform X2 — translated: MAPPEHPTPTAPSEHSQPPPPAVAKGKGKKKDDDDLSEEDQALKDQLDLYVLRSQDADPGVQKLALESMRQEIRSATSSMTSVPKPLKFLRPHYGTLKSYFETMPESELKKYMADILSVLALTMSIEGERESLKYRLLGSEGDIGSWGHEYVRNLAGEIAQEFQKRQDDDLPIDALMELVQQIISFHMKHNAEPEAVDLLMEVEDLDLLVEHVDTTNYKRACLYLTSSSKYLPAPDDMLALDIAYTIYMKFGDLASALRIALQLEKYVKQVYTSTDDFLLKKQFSYIIARHGLAMEIDDEIAADDNDKEVLQEIVNNTKLSEGYLTLARDIEVMEPKSPEDIYKVHLIDGRGASSSLDSARQNLAATFVNAFVNAGFGQDKLMTAPSDSSSSGSSGNWLFKNKEHGKASAAASLGMILLWDTDSGLAQLDKYLHSNDTHVVAGALLGIGIVTCGVKNDCDPALAILMEYIGKDDSNIRIGAILGLGIAYAGSQKEELKMHLSAVLGDSQSPLEVLVFSAIALGLVFVGSCNEEIAQSIIFALMERSEAELAEPIIRLLPVALGLLYLGKQESVEATAEVSKTFDEKIGKYCDVTLMSLAYAGTGNVLKVQKLLGICSQHLEKGETHQGPAVLGIALIAMAEELGAEMAVRSLERLLQYGEQNIRRAVPLALGILCISNPKVNVMDTLSRLSHDADADVSMAAIISLGLIGAGTNNARIAGMLRNLSSYYYKEAAHLFCVRIAQGLVHLGKGLLTLSPYHSDRFLLSPMALGGLVTVLHACLDMKSTILGKYHYILYIIVLAMQPRMLLTVDEDLKPLSVPVRVGQAVDVVGQAGRPKTITGFQTHSTPVLLAAGERAELATEKYIPLTPVLEGFVILKKNPEYHEE
- the LOC120654640 gene encoding 26S proteasome non-ATPase regulatory subunit 2 homolog A-like isoform X1, whose protein sequence is MAPPEHPTPTAPSEHSQPPPPAVAKGKGKKKDDDDLSEEDQALKDQLDLYVLRSQDADPGVQKLALESMRQEIRSATSSMTSVPKPLKFLRPHYGTLKSYFETMPESELKKYMADILSVLALTMSIEGERESLKYRLLGSEGDIGSWGHEYVRNLAGEIAQEFQKRQDDDLPIDALMELVQQIISFHMKHNAEPEAVDLLMEVEDLDLLVEHVDTTNYKRACLYLTSSSKYLPAPDDMLALDIAYTIYMKFGDLASALRIALQLEKPMQYVKQVYTSTDDFLLKKQFSYIIARHGLAMEIDDEIAADDNDKEVLQEIVNNTKLSEGYLTLARDIEVMEPKSPEDIYKVHLIDGRGASSSLDSARQNLAATFVNAFVNAGFGQDKLMTAPSDSSSSGSSGNWLFKNKEHGKASAAASLGMILLWDTDSGLAQLDKYLHSNDTHVVAGALLGIGIVTCGVKNDCDPALAILMEYIGKDDSNIRIGAILGLGIAYAGSQKEELKMHLSAVLGDSQSPLEVLVFSAIALGLVFVGSCNEEIAQSIIFALMERSEAELAEPIIRLLPVALGLLYLGKQESVEATAEVSKTFDEKIGKYCDVTLMSLAYAGTGNVLKVQKLLGICSQHLEKGETHQGPAVLGIALIAMAEELGAEMAVRSLERLLQYGEQNIRRAVPLALGILCISNPKVNVMDTLSRLSHDADADVSMAAIISLGLIGAGTNNARIAGMLRNLSSYYYKEAAHLFCVRIAQGLVHLGKGLLTLSPYHSDRFLLSPMALGGLVTVLHACLDMKSTILGKYHYILYIIVLAMQPRMLLTVDEDLKPLSVPVRVGQAVDVVGQAGRPKTITGFQTHSTPVLLAAGERAELATEKYIPLTPVLEGFVILKKNPEYHEE